The following coding sequences are from one Selenomonas sputigena ATCC 35185 window:
- a CDS encoding RrF2 family transcriptional regulator — MKISAKGRYGLAAMAFLARIGQANSPTTILTISENLGISKIYLEQVFSLLKHARLVTSSKGSQGGYHLARAAQEITAWDVLAAIELPLTEKAGPATGDAQEDLEQALASCVYDPLDAAIRKSLQGVNLCAILEEADRQKSKENIMYFI, encoded by the coding sequence ATGAAAATTTCCGCCAAAGGGCGCTACGGACTGGCTGCCATGGCGTTCCTCGCGCGAATCGGCCAGGCGAACAGCCCGACGACGATCCTCACGATCTCCGAGAATCTAGGCATATCCAAAATCTACCTGGAGCAGGTATTCTCCCTTCTGAAGCACGCGCGTCTCGTGACCTCAAGCAAAGGGTCGCAGGGCGGCTACCATCTCGCTCGCGCGGCGCAGGAGATCACGGCATGGGACGTGCTCGCTGCCATCGAACTGCCGCTGACGGAAAAGGCAGGTCCTGCGACGGGAGATGCACAGGAGGATCTTGAGCAAGCGTTGGCGAGCTGCGTCTACGACCCTCTGGACGCCGCCATACGAAAATCGCTTCAAGGAGTGAACCTCTGCGCCATCCTCGAAGAGGCTGACCGACAAAAGTCCAAGGAAAATATCATGTATTTTATCTAG
- the cysK gene encoding cysteine synthase A, with protein sequence MAKIYESITELIGGTPLLHAKNFSAKHGIEATILAKLEYFNPAGSVKDRIAQAMVEEAEKNGDLKPGSVIIEPTSGNTGIGLASVAAARGYRAILTMPETMSVERRNLLKAYGAEIVLTDGAKGMKGAIEKAEELAKETPNAYIPSQFTNPANPAVHKRTTGPEIWEATEGKVDYFLAGVGTGGTVTGVGEYLKSKNPNVKVIAIEPENSPVLSEGKAGPHKIQGIGAGFVPETLNTSVYDEVITVSNDDSFRYGREFARTEGALVGISSGAALAAAVEIARRPEAKGKTIVALLPDTGDRYLSTELFKD encoded by the coding sequence ATGGCAAAAATATACGAAAGCATTACGGAACTCATCGGCGGCACGCCGCTCCTGCACGCGAAGAATTTCAGCGCGAAGCATGGCATCGAGGCGACGATCCTCGCGAAGCTTGAGTACTTCAATCCCGCGGGCAGCGTCAAGGATCGCATCGCGCAGGCGATGGTCGAGGAGGCGGAGAAAAACGGCGATTTGAAGCCCGGCTCTGTCATCATTGAGCCGACGAGCGGCAACACGGGGATCGGCCTCGCGAGCGTCGCAGCGGCGCGCGGCTACCGTGCCATTCTCACGATGCCCGAGACGATGAGCGTCGAGCGGCGCAACCTCTTGAAGGCGTACGGCGCAGAGATCGTCCTGACGGACGGCGCGAAAGGCATGAAGGGCGCGATCGAGAAGGCAGAGGAACTTGCGAAGGAAACGCCGAACGCCTACATTCCGTCGCAATTCACGAATCCTGCTAACCCCGCCGTGCACAAGAGGACGACGGGGCCTGAAATCTGGGAGGCGACGGAAGGCAAGGTCGACTATTTTCTTGCGGGCGTCGGCACGGGCGGCACGGTGACGGGCGTCGGAGAATACTTGAAGAGCAAGAATCCGAACGTGAAGGTCATCGCCATCGAGCCGGAGAATTCGCCTGTTCTCAGTGAAGGCAAGGCCGGTCCGCACAAGATTCAGGGCATCGGTGCAGGCTTCGTGCCCGAGACGCTCAATACGAGCGTGTACGATGAGGTCATCACGGTGTCGAACGACGACTCTTTCCGCTACGGCAGGGAGTTCGCGCGCACGGAAGGGGCGCTCGTCGGCATCTCGTCGGGCGCTGCTCTTGCCGCCGCCGTCGAGATTGCGCGCCGTCCCGAGGCGAAGGGCAAGACGATCGTAGCTCTCCTGCCCGACACGGGCGACCGCTATCTTTCGACAGAGCTCTTTAAGGACTGA